In Hydrogenispora ethanolica, one genomic interval encodes:
- a CDS encoding metal-dependent transcriptional regulator translates to MDRASISPALEDYLKVILELQEAEEAIRVTDLAQKLGVAKSSVNQAVARLVELALLTHERYGPLELTGRGLAKAREIRERHDSLRQFFSDVLEVEPRIAERDACSIEHYISPATMEKLVDYLNGLAKSDES, encoded by the coding sequence GTGGATAGGGCTTCAATCTCGCCCGCCCTGGAGGATTACCTGAAGGTCATTCTGGAATTGCAGGAAGCGGAGGAAGCGATTCGTGTCACCGACCTGGCCCAAAAACTGGGCGTGGCCAAGTCCAGCGTCAATCAGGCCGTGGCCCGGCTGGTGGAGCTGGCTCTGTTGACGCACGAGCGTTACGGACCGTTGGAGCTGACCGGCCGCGGCCTAGCCAAGGCCAGGGAGATCCGGGAGCGCCACGACAGCCTGCGCCAGTTCTTCAGCGACGTGCTGGAGGTCGAGCCGCGCATCGCCGAACGGGACGCCTGCAGCATCGAGCATTACATCAGCCCCGCCACCATGGAAAAGCTGGTCGATTATCTGAACGGACTGGCGAAGTCCGATGAGTCGTGA
- a CDS encoding MBL fold metallo-hydrolase, protein MARFPDGHPRHEKGGVNLRITSRCYAVTGLAFALPWAVNAGFVVGAGTTLVIDTGPNTLAAQTIHGYAVAAGAGNRLIAVNTEPHFDHLGGNGFFRERGIDIYGHCRIHRTAAELAATIAECNQSIPDRRRRERNEAAVLFQKTTAANPNRPVPEETVLELGGLTARLLFTPGHTPANLAVYIPEEGVLYAGDAVVSGLSPNLECGSAADWRRWKQSLARIAALQPEWIVPGHGPVISRQEREPALDRIAAALDEALAERET, encoded by the coding sequence ATGGCCCGTTTCCCGGACGGCCATCCCCGTCACGAAAAAGGGGGCGTCAATTTGCGGATCACGTCGCGCTGTTATGCCGTCACCGGCCTCGCCTTCGCGTTACCCTGGGCGGTCAACGCCGGATTTGTGGTGGGGGCGGGAACGACCCTGGTCATCGATACCGGGCCGAATACTCTGGCGGCCCAGACCATCCACGGTTATGCCGTAGCGGCGGGCGCGGGCAATCGCTTGATCGCAGTCAACACCGAGCCGCACTTCGATCATCTGGGCGGCAATGGTTTCTTCCGGGAACGGGGCATCGATATTTACGGCCATTGCCGGATCCACCGTACCGCAGCCGAATTGGCGGCGACCATCGCCGAGTGCAATCAGAGCATTCCCGATCGGCGGCGTCGGGAGCGGAACGAGGCGGCGGTCCTGTTTCAAAAGACCACGGCCGCCAATCCCAACCGGCCCGTTCCGGAGGAGACCGTGTTGGAGCTGGGCGGGTTGACAGCCCGGTTGCTCTTTACGCCCGGTCATACGCCGGCTAATCTGGCGGTGTACATTCCGGAGGAGGGCGTGCTCTATGCCGGCGACGCGGTGGTGAGCGGCCTGTCGCCCAATCTGGAATGCGGGAGCGCGGCGGACTGGCGGCGCTGGAAACAGTCCTTGGCCAGAATTGCGGCGCTCCAGCCCGAATGGATCGTGCCCGGCCACGGTCCCGTCATCTCCAGACAGGAGCGGGAACCGGCGCTCGATCGGATCGCCGCGGCTTTGGATGAAGCCCTGGCCGAGCGGGAAACTTAG